The sequence below is a genomic window from Candidatus Eremiobacteraceae bacterium.
CAGAGCGGTGTTCAAACCGGCCAACGCATCAGCGACAACCTCGCCATCGATCGCCGTTTGAATGCGGTCATCTTAACCGGTACGCAGGATCAGATCGCGCAGGCGGAGGCGATGATCCGCGTCATCGACGTGCCGGTGCAGAGCGTGCTGCTCGATACCGAAGTGCTCGAGGTGACCGATTCCGGAGCGAAAGCGCTCGGCCTGGACTACAATCAAACCACCACCGACCCAATCACCCGCATCTTCAACACGCAAGCCCAAATCTTGAACAACACCAACGCCGGCGCCGAGGCGGGTTCGCTCGCTCTGCAGAGCAACATCTTCTTACTAGTGAGCAAAGGCCTGGCGCGCGTCTTGGCGTCGCCGAAAATATTGACGCAGGATGGTCAGCCCGCCTACATCCTCACCGGCGACTCGCTGCCGATTCGCGTCACCACGCCTACCAGCGTGGGCGGCGTCGGTGCGGTGTCGAGCCAAGTGGAGTACATCAACGTCGGCGTCAATCTCGAGATCTTGCCGCGCGTGACGGGTGTTGACGGCGTGGACACGGGTGTCTATTCGCAGGTATCGTCGGTCACCGGCTTCACGTCGAGCAACGACCCGCAAATCTCCACTCGCCAAGCCCAGACCCGAGTCAATCTGCGAGAGGGGCAAGCACTGGTCATCGGTGGACTCATCCAGAGCCGGGACATCCGCAACATGCAAAAGATACCGATCCTTGGCGACTTGCCACTTGTCGGAGCCCTGTTTCGTTTCTACACCGAGACGCGCCAGAACACGAACCTGATCATCACGATCACGCCGCACATCATTCCGGCGCCCAGTGGTGGCAATGCAGGTCCAGGCTCGTAACCAAGACTCGGTGACGAAAGGACTCATCTTCATGCGGATCATCCCAGGCGCAGCCGTCCTCGCGCTCGCCTTCGCACTTGCTACTGCCGGATGCAACGATCATTCGCTATCTTTGGATTTGACGCCCAACCCGCTTGTCGTCGGCCTTACCGACACGCAGGCCACCATTCACGCGCACGTCGTCGCAAAGGGCTTCGGCACGATTCCGTTCTCATCGGTGCAGTTCGCGGTGTTCAACGGCGACAACTCGATGCTCGCGAGCCAGACCGAAGCGGTGGACGCTACGATGCAGGCCGCGCCGTTCGGCGGCTTCGCCGTGGACAAGGACTACACGTTTCCGATCAACGGCGCGCTCGTGGCGCTTTCCGGCACGAAATACGTGTTGGTCAAGATCTTGGATCCGAACGGCAACATACTGACGCAATCGCGGCTGAACATTGACGTCCATCTGCTCAAAGGGCTGAATCTTCCATCGGTATTTCAACCGGCCTCTAGTCCGCATCCGTGACGCCGCGGCGGCGCGGCGGGGGGCGGACGCGGCGACGCAGCGGTCGATCCGGTTGGCTGATATTCTTGGTATTGCTGGCGGTCGTTGGCGGCGGTCTTTGGCTTCAACGTCATCAACTCGCGACGATGTTCAAGCCCAAGCCCGCGCCGCGACACGTTGCAGTCGAGCCGACGGCGGGGCCCGAGGAGCCGTCGGTCGCGCCCACGGTCGCGCCGCCCACACCGGTTGCGACGTCGACCGCATCGCCCGGCGCTTCGCCAAGCGCCACCCCGTCGGGAGCGCCTCGCGTCGCCATCATCATCGATGATTGCGGTTACAGCATGGACCGTGACAAACCGTTTCTGACGCTCCCCATTCCGGTGACGCTCTCGGTGCTCCCATTGACGCCGCACGGCCGCGAGATCGCCGACGCGGCTTTGGCGGCCGGAAAGTTCGCGATTGTGCATTTGCCGATGCAGCCGGAGTCTTCGGCTGCAAACCCGGGGCCGGGAGCGATCACAACCGAGATGACCGACGATGAGGTCCGCGCGCAAGTGAAGGACGATCTCGACGCGCTGCCCGCGATGCCCGGCGCGAACAATCATATGGGCAGCCGAGCGACTTCCGATCAGCGCGTCATGAACGATGTCATCGGCGTATTCAAGGAACGCCGCATGTTCTTCATCGACTCGATGACCAGCCCGTTAAGCGTCGGCGCATCGACGGCACGAGCCATGGATGTGCCGAACGCGACGCGCGCCATATTTCTGGACAATCAAGTCACCGTGCCGTACATCGAAGGCCAGCTCAAAGCCACGATGGCTCGAGCCTTGAAGTATGGTTCCGCTATCGCCATCGGTCATCCGAATCCGCAAACGGATCAAGCACTCGAGGAAATGATTCCGCAGATGCAGGCCGCGGGCATCGTGTTCGTGCCGGCCCAATCCCTCGTGCAATAACTGTAGGAGGGCAACCGTACTAGGGCAACCGTACTAGGGCAACCGTACTAGGGCAAGCATCGCTTGCCCAGTCGTTCCGTAAGAGGGCAAGCATCGCTTGCCCAGGCTAATGAGTGTTCGATGGTAACCTGTGGGGCCGACCTTTATGGTCGGCCAGGCCGATGATAAAAATCGGCCCTACAAAGTATCTACCCGCGCGGCCGCACTGACGACATAGCGCGGCCGCATCTCGAGCGCAACATGCCCAGATGCGCCGCCCACCGATCGCGCTTGCCGATCTGGCCAACCCACCAGACACAGCAGAACTCTGCGCGTGCGACGAAACCGAAACTGCGGCCGCGATCGACCGCGTTCGCGCCAGACTCATGAGACGGCGAAAAGCAATGCTGGCTCGTAATGGACCGAGCGCAGAGCTCGATCGCCTGGTAGCATCACTGCGAAGATTGCAAAATCCTCAACTCACCGCTTATGAAGTTGAAGGATCACTTGTACTCTCGGAGCCGTTCAACGGGATCGCTCGCGCCTGTCCGGTCGCACCAGCCGATATCGCGCGTAAAGCCGCCGACTCGCTCTTCGGAAAACGTGCACCCGCCGCGCTCCGGCGCGTTCTTGCGGCATTTGGCGAGGCAGCACTGTCCTGCGCATGCAAAGCGGGCGTCACCATCTGCATCGTGCCCGCCGATGTTCGTTTCTCTGAAGTCTCTGCATCGGTCGCGCGATGCGTCCCCGGCATCGACGATTGGTCCGCGCCCCCGTCGGGCTTGTTCGTGGTGGAAGACCGGCGTGTGCTCTTGCGCGATCGTGCGCTCTCGATGACCGCGGCACATGAATTCGCGCACGCGCTCGATGCCTCGCTCGCCTCCCGCCCGAAATCGTACTTTTCATTTGAGAGCGAAGAACTTCGGTATTATTTCGCCACCGCCACCGGCTATGTCAACGAATATGCGGCAAGCGGCCTCGATGAGTACTTTGCCGAGAGCGTTCGCGCGTATGTCGAAGTGAACGATCCGGCATGTGCTTGGCTGCCTCTGACGCGACAAGATCTGTTCCTCCGGGATGCGCGCATGTTCACGCTCGTCGAGCGGCTGTTCGCAAGCGGATTCGCGGCGCGGGAGCGGCGTCGCGCGAAGAGACTCTGACCAACGACCAACACAACCAAGCACTGAGGTTGGGCCGTAAGGCCCATCAATTCCGAGAGGTCGAGTCTTATCTTCTAGAGGACGTACTAATCTGCTCGTAGTGCCGAGGCACGGCATCTTCGGCTTTTGAGGTGTAGTCATGCGCAAGATCGCTATCGCTATGGCGGTGGGCATCGTTTTCTTGGCCGGCTGTAGCCACTCGCTCTCAACCACGCCACAGCCAAACGGATTGGCCCAAGCTGATCGAAATCAACGCGGGGTGTCGCCCGACAGTGCACCGACGCACTATCGTGTGCTGCATAGATTTCAAGGCGGCGCTGATGGAATGTTTCCGCGGGCGGGTTTGGTTCGGGATGGGGCCGGCAACCTCTTCGGCACCACCGAGCGCGGCGGCTCCGGGAGTTGCCCTAACGGATGCGGCGTGGTCTTCAAAGTGGACCCAAGCGGTAACGAATCGGTTCTTCATAGCTTTGACAATAGCGACGGGAAACGTTCATTTGCATCGTTGGTCCTGGATGCGGCCGGCAATCTTTACGGCACCACGTTTTGGGGCGGCCCGTCATTCTTTGGAGTCGTATTTAAGGTAGACCCGAGCGGCAACGAGAGCGTGCTTCACGGTTTTGCAACAGAGGGAAATCCGCACGCGGCACTCATTAGAGACGCGGCCGGCAATCTTTTTGGCACAGCTGAGTCCGGGGGATTACGGGGCCGCGGATCGGTGTTTGAAGTAGACCAAAACGGCATCTACTCCGAAATTCACGCGTTCGACAATACCGACGGATACTTTCCACGAGCGAATGTGATCCAGGATGGAACCGGCAATCTTTATGGCACGACAGAACGCGGCGGGCCCTCGGGCAATTGCGGGCCTGGAGGTTGCGGAGTCGTATTCAAGTTAGATAGACACGGAAACGAAACGGTGCTCCACACCTTCAGCAGCACAGACGGAGCATTCCCAGACGGCGGTCTCGTGCGCGATTCAGCCGGAAATCTATACGGTACTACGCGCATCGGCGGATCGACCAATTGTACAGACTCATCAGGCTGTGGAGTGGTGTTCAAATTAGACCCGAGCGGCAACGAGACGATACTCTTCCGCTTCAAAGGAAAATCTGGTGAGCGTCCGGTCGCCGGCTTGATCCGCGATGCGGACGGCGACCTTTTCGGCACCACCGAAGGCGGCGGATCGTTGGGCTTCGGTGTTGTGTTCAAGCTCGACCCAAGCGGCAAAGAAACCGTACTCCATACGTTCGAGAGTTCGGACGGCGGGCCGCTAGGCGGTTTGGTTAGGGACGCTGCCGGCAATCTTTATGGCACCGCGCAGTACAATTCCGGCAACGGCGTCGTATTCGAACTAACTCACTAACTGCCGGACCGTCGAGCAAAGCGAGAAGCCCCGCACAACGATGCGGGGCTTCTTCGATTACGTCCGATCACCGAGACTAATCGACGGCTATCGCTTCATTCAATTATGGTCGTTATGGTTGTCGGCATCGTTGCCGTGATCATGTTGATGCTTCTTCCAGTATTGCTTGCAATGACCCGGCGGCCAGCACGGCGGTGTATAACCACGGCGAAAGCGGCCAGAGAGGTTCGTTGACTTGCACGGCACACCGGCTCCGTCGAACGTACATGCTTGCGTGCCGTTGTTCGTCGAGTACGCGACAATGTTATTCGGATAGACGATTCGGCCGTCACCATAAACGCGGCCGCCGTCGCGCGTGTAGCCGACCACAGAGTTGGCGTACGCAACCTTGTGCTCGTAGTTGTTGTAAAGCACGATGCCGACGGCAAGAGCTAATGCGCCAAGGGCAATATTGCGCGTGCTCGTTTGACCCGCCGTATCGGCCGTGACGGGAGACACATACCCACCCACGAGCGATGCGACAAGTGCAAGGCTCACGAATGTCCTCGTAAAGGATAGCCGGTACTTTGAAATCGTTTGCATGTGATGACTCCTTCTTCACGTCATCGTTCCCAATTTATCATCGTCTATATCGCGAATATCGAGTTCGCTATTGCCAACCGCTAACTCGCAGCGCAACAGCAGGCGACGATGAAAATGTCAGCGTCGACGTCGTATTTGAACGGCCCGGCATGCGCTTGGTTGCGTCAATTCGACAAGAAGCCGCGTCGCGCGGGGCAGGCTATGCGGTGCTGCTTTTCAACCTCAACAAGAACAGCGCGATCCAGCCGACGGTGACGATCGCCAACGCGCAGCGAACGTCATTTGACGCGACCAAGATCGTGTACGGAAAGAATCAGTACGACGACTCGAAGAACAACGTCTGGACCGGTCCGGTCACGAAAAACCTCGGCACTCTGAAGTCCACGTTTACGATCAACCTACCGCCGTGGAGCATGACGGTCGTCAAGCTCCAGTAGATTCGAGCGTGCGTAGCTCAGTTCAGCAACGCGAGATCGCCGAGCATCACGAGTATCATCACGTTCATTGTGTTCGCCATCCAGCAATTCGTGCACTTCATCTTCGTGATGAACAACAAGCTGTAGAGCAAATAGAGCGAAACCGCCGTCGCGGCGGCGGCGGCAACGAGCGCTGCAATCCGAACAGGCGCAACAGAGAAGAAGAACGACGCGACGGCTATTGCCGGATAGTATGCAAGACCTATGGCCGCATTATCGACGCCGCCAAAGAGCCGAGCGCGCGGCGTTTGCACCACGCTCTTGTCCAGCAACTCTCCCCGTCGATCTGCCTCAGCCTTGTTGTGCATCTCGAGGGAGGCTTGAAATCCAACTATGCAGCACGCAATGACAAGCGCATGCATGCACCAAAAAAAGAACAGCTTCACGCCCGCATGAACTCGGCCATTCGCGCCAATCCTTCGATGACGGCCTCACGTCCCGCCGCCCACGTCACGCGCAGATAACCTTCGGTGTTGCTCGCAAAGACGTTGCCTGGGACCGTCACCACGTCGTTGCGATCCAGGAGCGCGCATGCGGCGGCAGTCGAGTCGTGGGCGAGCCGCTCGGGCAGGCGCACGAGGAGATAGAAGGCGCCGGCGGGTTCGACGATATCGAGCCGGTTGAAACGAGCGGCTTCGAGCACCGCACGCCGTTGATCGACGTACCACGGCAGGTGCGCTCGCAGTCGAACCGGATCGCGAAAAAGTTCAAGTGCCACGCGCTGACCGAAATGACTTGCCGACAACAGCACGAGCGAGTGCATGCGTCCGGCGGCCAACGCGATCTCGACCGGTGCGATAAGAAAGCCCATGCGCAAGCCGGTGAGCGCGCACGACTTGGAGAGGCTTGTGACCGTCACTGTATACGGATATTCGTCAGCGAGCGAGCGGTAGGGCTCAGCCGTGTACGTCAGCTCGCGATACACTTCGTCGACGAGGACATATACCGGCGGACCGGGCCGAGCCGCCAGACCGCGAGCGAGTGCGATGACTTCACTCGGCGGCATGACCGCACCCGTTGGGTTGGCGGGAGACGCGAGCACGATGAGTCTGGTTAGAGACGTCATGCTCGCGAGAATTGTCTCCGCGCGAGGGATGAACGCATTGTCGGCGCGTAGATCGATGGCGCGCCAAGCGATGCCTTCGAGTTCGCAGACTTTGTGGTAGATCGGATAACCCGGATTTGTGACCAGCACTTCGTCGCGGCCAGGTTCGGCGAGCGTTTTGATCGCGAGGAAGATCGCTTCTTGCGAGCCCGTCGTCACGCACACGCAGTCGGGGTTACGGAAAAATGCGCCGCCATAGACGTCCGCTACGAGTTCGCGCAGTTCCGGAATTCCCGCATACGAAGTATAGAGAAGACCGTGCTCCCGCACCCATTCGACCGCCGATTCAAATGGCGCGATATCGGGCTTGAGGCTCGGCTCGCCGATCCCAAGATCGATCGAGGTCGGCCGCTTGCGGTCGTGCATCGCCCGGATGCCGGACGGCGCGATGTTCAAGAGGCGAGAATTTGCGATGGCCACGCTTATACCGCCAACCCATACTCGCGCAGCGTTTCGTTGAGCGACGTCTTCTTGTCGGTGGCGGCGGAGCGCTGACCGATGATGAGCGCGCATGGCGTGCCGTACACGCCCGCAGCAAACGTTTTGTCTTGCGTGCCGGGAATGACGACCGCGCGCGCGGGTATCGTGCCCTTGATGGTCTTCGGAGCGGAGCCCGTGACGTCGATGATCGGCGTGCTCGCCGTCAGCACGACGCCAGCGCCAAGCACAGCTTCGCGCTGCACGACCACGCCTTCCACGATCACGCACCTCGATCCGATGAATGCGCCGTCCTCGATGATCACCGGTTGCGCGTTCGGCGGTTCGAGAACGCCGCCGATGCCCACGCCGCCGGAAAGGTGCACGCCCGCACCGATCTGTGCACAGCTTCCGACCGTGGCCCACGTGTCGACCATCGTGCCTTCGCCGACCCACGCGCCGATGTTGACGAATCCCGGCATGAGGATGACGCCGGGCGCGAGATAGCTGCCGTAGCGCGCGACGCCTGGCGGCACGACGCGAACGCCCGAGCCAGCCCATTTGTTCTTCGGCGGAATCTTATCGAAGAACGCCAACGGCCCCGCTTCGGATGAGGTGCTCTCGTGAAGGAGAAAGTAGAGTAGAATCGCCTCTTTGAGCCACGCATTGACGACCCAGCCGCTATCGCCGGCTTGTTCGGCTACGCGAAGCTCTCCGCAGTCCAAACCCGCGATGGCACGATTGACGGCCGTGCGAACAGCGGAGTCGTGCAAGAGTGAGCGATCGGAGAAGGCGCCACTGATGATCGGTTGGAGCGGTTCGTACTTCGGATCCATCTTGCGTCTTGTTCGCCGCACTACGACGGACGCCCCGCGTCCCGAGGTTTGACACCGATGCGCCGCAAAAGGTATAATTGCGGTCGGCCAACGCGCCTAATCGCAGTTGCGCCCGACGATGGCGCGTCGTCTAATGGTAGGACCGCAGACTCTGAATCTGCTTGTGGAGGTTCGAGTCCTTCCGCGCCAGCCAAGACCTGAGGGGCGCAAGGCGCCCTTCAGCATTCTCGCAGGGCCCCATCGTCTAGAGGCCTAGGACGCCGCCCTCTCAAGGCGGAGACAGGGATTCGAATTCCCTTGGGGCTACCAAATTCAACCTCGTCCGATAAAGCCGATTCTGAAACGGATCGTCAATGATTGAGAGATGCGCAAGGCAAGATCCGATTTCGATGCTGTAAATGCGGCAAGACCATCGAGCGGCAAGGCTTCGATGTATCCTGTATCGTCTTCATCTCGAATTGGGAAGATAAGGAACTACAACAGCGCCAGCAGTTCTTTTGTCATATGCAATGCTTCGAGATATCTGCCCCATTCGCGGATTGGCATATCGCGCAATTCTAGCGAAACATCAGGAAGTAAATCACAAACGGCGTCAACAACAAGAGCGCGCCCAGAAACGCTGTTGACTTTCGGCCGATTTGAAGTCCATGGACAATCGCGAACAGAACGACTGAAAAGAAGGAGACCACGATCGCAGACAACCCAATGGTGGTGATGATCGGCCACCTCGCGACGAATTGCGACAAAGCCCGAAACAATCCACCGCCAGTCACTCGGTCCATAACGAAAGCAAGCATCGTCATCGAGAAAACGGCAGCCGGCAGAAGCATCAGCACTTCCGGCCACACCTGTCCGCGCGGCCGTTCGTATCCCAGTTTGATGGCGAGATAATCGAGAACCGCGTCTACGACGTTGCGCAGCGACCCCGATAAAGTATCGTCGAAGCCGCTACTGAGCATCCCACGCCGCGGTGAATTTGTCGACGAGTGCCGAGGCGGTCTTGTCATCGGTGCCCGTCACAGCGACGGCCAGATTTTCAGGGAGGCAAAAGACGACGGCCTGGAAAGCGCCTTTATCGCCGAATAAGACGATGCTGCCGTCCTTGTGCGCCTTGCCGCTCGTCACATGTTTGAAGCCCGAACTCGTGAGTGCGGTCGCGACGCTCACCGCGCATTGAGATGGCGTTTCCGTGATCTTGAAATTCTGGGTGGTCACCGAGGACCCGTCCGCCAACGACCCGATCGGCGTCGCCGCGAGAATGAAAGCCCCGGTCAAGGCCGCAACAGCGTATTTCATGGTGAAGTACACTCCAACACGTAAAGCAGTGGTCAGATGAACGCTCGTTTTTGATTAACCGCCCGGCAGTACCTACCGGCGGACGCGGCAGGGAGCGTTCGTCGATGCGGG
It includes:
- a CDS encoding divergent polysaccharide deacetylase family protein translates to MTPRRRGGGRTRRRSGRSGWLIFLVLLAVVGGGLWLQRHQLATMFKPKPAPRHVAVEPTAGPEEPSVAPTVAPPTPVATSTASPGASPSATPSGAPRVAIIIDDCGYSMDRDKPFLTLPIPVTLSVLPLTPHGREIADAALAAGKFAIVHLPMQPESSAANPGPGAITTEMTDDEVRAQVKDDLDALPAMPGANNHMGSRATSDQRVMNDVIGVFKERRMFFIDSMTSPLSVGASTARAMDVPNATRAIFLDNQVTVPYIEGQLKATMARALKYGSAIAIGHPNPQTDQALEEMIPQMQAAGIVFVPAQSLVQ
- a CDS encoding choice-of-anchor tandem repeat GloVer-containing protein; the encoded protein is MRKIAIAMAVGIVFLAGCSHSLSTTPQPNGLAQADRNQRGVSPDSAPTHYRVLHRFQGGADGMFPRAGLVRDGAGNLFGTTERGGSGSCPNGCGVVFKVDPSGNESVLHSFDNSDGKRSFASLVLDAAGNLYGTTFWGGPSFFGVVFKVDPSGNESVLHGFATEGNPHAALIRDAAGNLFGTAESGGLRGRGSVFEVDQNGIYSEIHAFDNTDGYFPRANVIQDGTGNLYGTTERGGPSGNCGPGGCGVVFKLDRHGNETVLHTFSSTDGAFPDGGLVRDSAGNLYGTTRIGGSTNCTDSSGCGVVFKLDPSGNETILFRFKGKSGERPVAGLIRDADGDLFGTTEGGGSLGFGVVFKLDPSGKETVLHTFESSDGGPLGGLVRDAAGNLYGTAQYNSGNGVVFELTH
- a CDS encoding vitamin K epoxide reductase family protein, whose protein sequence is MKLFFFWCMHALVIACCIVGFQASLEMHNKAEADRRGELLDKSVVQTPRARLFGGVDNAAIGLAYYPAIAVASFFFSVAPVRIAALVAAAAATAVSLYLLYSLLFITKMKCTNCWMANTMNVMILVMLGDLALLN
- a CDS encoding pyridoxal phosphate-dependent aminotransferase, whose amino-acid sequence is MAIANSRLLNIAPSGIRAMHDRKRPTSIDLGIGEPSLKPDIAPFESAVEWVREHGLLYTSYAGIPELRELVADVYGGAFFRNPDCVCVTTGSQEAIFLAIKTLAEPGRDEVLVTNPGYPIYHKVCELEGIAWRAIDLRADNAFIPRAETILASMTSLTRLIVLASPANPTGAVMPPSEVIALARGLAARPGPPVYVLVDEVYRELTYTAEPYRSLADEYPYTVTVTSLSKSCALTGLRMGFLIAPVEIALAAGRMHSLVLLSASHFGQRVALELFRDPVRLRAHLPWYVDQRRAVLEAARFNRLDIVEPAGAFYLLVRLPERLAHDSTAAACALLDRNDVVTVPGNVFASNTEGYLRVTWAAGREAVIEGLARMAEFMRA
- a CDS encoding 2,3,4,5-tetrahydropyridine-2,6-dicarboxylate N-succinyltransferase, yielding MDPKYEPLQPIISGAFSDRSLLHDSAVRTAVNRAIAGLDCGELRVAEQAGDSGWVVNAWLKEAILLYFLLHESTSSEAGPLAFFDKIPPKNKWAGSGVRVVPPGVARYGSYLAPGVILMPGFVNIGAWVGEGTMVDTWATVGSCAQIGAGVHLSGGVGIGGVLEPPNAQPVIIEDGAFIGSRCVIVEGVVVQREAVLGAGVVLTASTPIIDVTGSAPKTIKGTIPARAVVIPGTQDKTFAAGVYGTPCALIIGQRSAATDKKTSLNETLREYGLAV